Proteins from one Nomia melanderi isolate GNS246 chromosome 3, iyNomMela1, whole genome shotgun sequence genomic window:
- the LOC116431321 gene encoding visual pigment-like receptor peropsin isoform X4 — MNLMVAAVIVKDAQNLWTPVNVVLVNLVVGDFLVAALGNPVAMVSAITGGWYWGYKVCLWYAWFMSTLGFASIGNLTVMAVERWLLVARPMRALSIRTAMILAFFVWIYALCLSLPPLVGWGSYGPEAGNVSCSVSWEVHDPVTKSESYIGFLFTFGLVIPVIVISSSYLAIILTLRKVKKRTGARGRRETKITKMVALMITAFLIAWSPYAALALAAQYFDAKPSASMAVLPALLAKSSICYNPIIYAGLNSQFPRSLKKIFDIRSPRSMLPDSQNTALTVLNRQEQRN; from the exons GTCGGCGACTTTTTGGTAGCTGCCCTCGGAAATCCGGTCGCCATGGTTTCCGCGATCACTGGAGGATGGTACTGGGGCTACAAAGTGTGTCTATG GTACGCTTGGTTCATGTCCACTCTGGGATTCGCCAGTATCGGAAACTTGACGGTAATGGCGGTGGAGAGGTGGCTGCTGGTCGCCAGACCGATGAGAGCGCTGTCCATACG GACAGCCATGATACTGGCTTTCTTCGTCTGGATTTACGCGCTCTGCCTGTCGTTGCCGCCGTTGGTCGGCTGGGGAAGCTACGGGCCGGAAGCAGGAAACGTGTCCTGCAGTGTCTCCTGGGAAGTCCACGATCCGGTCACGAAAAGCGAGAGTTACATTGGCTTCCTATTCACTTTCGGCCTGGTCATTCCGGTCATAGTGATCAGCAGCAGTTACCTGGCGATTATATTAACGTTGAGGAAAGTGAAGAAGAGAACAG GTGCACGCGGAAGACGAGAAACGAAGATCACGAAAATGGTCGCGCTGATGATAACGGCGTTCCTGATCGCTTGGTCACCTTACGCTGCTCTGGCTCTCGCCGCTCAGTATTTCGAT GCAAAACCGTCAGCGTCCATGGCTGTGCTACCGGCTCTGCTGGCCAAGTCCTCCATTTGCTACAATCCAATCATCTACGCAGGCCTGAATAGCCAGTTCCCACGATCCTTGAAGAAGATATTCGACATACGAAGCCCGAGAAGCATGCTGCCCGACAGCCAGAACACAGCACTGACCGTTCTGAACAGGCAAGAACAGCGAAACTGA